One region of Chelonoidis abingdonii isolate Lonesome George chromosome 14, CheloAbing_2.0, whole genome shotgun sequence genomic DNA includes:
- the LOC116827369 gene encoding uncharacterized protein LOC116827369 has protein sequence MSESEEGAPHLDRIRPESEEGIPQKDGAMSESKERAPRLDGIGTESQEGAGTVEPQGNACWSQQQTEGQRGNSRFEVRPTICAECGESFGDDVALLAHRGTPCRGAVAKPFGCSGCGRRFSRSSNLLRHQRVHTGERPFTCADCGRCFSQSAHLAKHRRLHGTAGLPTPPAERSYSRSPEFLRFQRAHVGQRPFACPDCGKRFSAGSSLVQHQRIHTDERPFPCPDCGKRFLRAPDLALHQRIHTGERPFPCPDCGRRFIRGPDLALHQRTHTGERPYQCGQCGRRFSRGPGLLLHQRTHTGERPYQCTQCGRHFSRRSNLGRHLATHSMLRGDPAPEGEPSAETLRQQGIAVEGEESQGLKGRSSEAVTQKGIPAEGEESQGLKGRSSEAVTQKGIPAEGEESQGLKGRSSEAVTQKGIPAEGEESQGLKGRSSEAVTQKGIPAEGEESQGLKGRSSEAVTQKGIPAEGEESQGLKGRSSEAVTQKGIPAEGEESQGLKGRSSEAVTQKGIPAEGEESQGLKGRSSEAVTQKGIPAEGEESQGLKGRSSEAVTQKGIPAEGEESQGLKGRSSEAVTQKGIPAEGEESQGLKGRSSEAVTQKGIPAEGEESQGLKGRSSEAVTQKGIPAEGEESQGLKGRSSEAVTQKGIPAEGEESQGLKGRSSEAVTQKGIPAEGEESQGLKGRSSEAVTQKGIPAEGEESQGLKGRSSEAVTQKGIPAEGEESQGLKGRSSEAVTQKGIPAEGEESQGLKGRSSEAVTQKGIPAEGEESQGLKGRSSEAVTQKGIPAEGEESQGLKGRSSEAVTQKGIPAEGEESQGLKGRSSEAVTQKGIPAEGEESQGLKGRSSEAVTQKGIPAEGEESQGLKGRSSEAVTQKGIPAEGEESQGLKGRSSEAVTQKGIPAEGEESQGLKGWSPGSLVAPMGKRHGCPDCGKGFAQRSHLLVHRRVHTGERPFPCPECGKRFRQSSVLARHRRTHTGDRPFACGDCGRRFSESAVLLRHRAVHSGERPYCCMDCGRGFSLRANLLQHRRLHARHPHVCTDCGKAFSEAAALATHQGTRHGASKPFACTGCGKHFGRSSTLARHRRIHAERPHECARCGRRFGESAELAQHLRVHSETPYECARCGERFAQSHALITHQAIHAEPSHGQPHTAHAHPSPLAKHGDNVLPKSPAVSHQRLHTG, from the coding sequence ATGAGTGAGAGCGAGGAGGGGGCTCCCCACCTGGACAGGATCAGGCCAGAGAGCGAGGAGGGGATTCCCCAGAAAGATGGAGCCATGAGTGAGAGCAAGGAGAGGGCTCCCCGCCTGGATGGGATCGGGACGGAgagccaggagggggctgggacagTGGAGCCACAGGGGAACGCTTGCTGGAGCCAGCAGCAGACTGAGGGACAGCGGGGCAACAGCCGCTTCGAGGTGAGACCAACAATCTGTGCCGAGTGTGGGGAGAGCTTTGGGGATGATGTGGCTCTGCTGGCCCACCGGGGGACGCCCTGCAGAGGTGCAGTAGCGAAGCCATTTGGCTGTTCTGGCTGTGGGCGACGGTTCAGCCGCAGCTCCAACCTGCTGCGCCACCAGCGGGTACACACAGGTGAGCGCCCCTTCACCTGTGCTGACTGCGGCCGGTGCTTCAGCCAGAGTGCTCACCTGGCCAAGCACCGGCGCCTCCATGGCACTGcggggctccccaccccaccagcagAGCGCAGCTACAGCCGCAGCCCCGAGTTCCTGCGGTTCCAGCGGGCCCACGTCGGGCAGCGCCCCTTTGCCTGTCCTGACTGCGGCAAGCGATTCAGTGCTGGCTCCTCCCTGGTGCagcaccagcgcatccacacgGACGAGCGTCCTTTTCCCTGCCCCGACTGTGGCAAGCGCTTCCTGCGGGCCCCGGACCTGGCGCTGCACCAACGCATCCACACGGGCGAgcgccccttcccctgccctgactgcGGCCGGCGTTTCATCCGTGGCCCCGACCTGGCGCTGCACCAGCGCACTCACACCGGGGAGCGCCCCTACCAGTGCGGCCAGTGTGGGCGCCGGTTCAGCCGCGGGCCCGGCCTCCTGCTCCACCAGCGCACGCACACCGGGGAGCGCCCCTACCAGTGCACCCAGTGTGGCCGCCACTTTAGCCGCAGGTCCAACCTGGGCCGCCACCTGGCCACCCATAGCATGCTGCGGGGGGACCCCGCCCCAGAGGGAGAGCCCAGTGCAGAGACCCTCAGGCAGCAGGGAAttgctgtggagggggaggaatcTCAAGGGCTAAAGGGGCGGAGCTCAGAGGCTGTGACCCAGAAGGGAatccctgcagagggggaggagtcCCAAGGGCTGAAGGGGCGGAGCTCAGAGGCTGTGACCCAGAAGGGAatccctgcagagggggaggagtcCCAAGGGCTGAAGGGGCGGAGCTCAGAGGCTGTGACCCAGAAGGGAatccctgcagagggggaggagtcCCAAGGGCTGAAGGGGCGGAGCTCAGAGGCTGTGACCCAGAAGGGAatccctgcagagggggaggagtcCCAAGGGCTGAAGGGGCGGAGCTCAGAGGCTGTGACCCAGAAGGGAatccctgcagagggggaggagtcCCAAGGGCTGAAGGGGCGGAGCTCAGAGGCTGTGACCCAGAAGGGAatccctgcagagggggaggagtcCCAAGGGCTGAAGGGGCGGAGCTCAGAGGCTGTGACCCAGAAGGGAatccctgcagagggggaggagtcCCAAGGGCTGAAGGGGCGGAGCTCAGAGGCTGTGACCCAGAAGGGAatccctgcagagggggaggagtcCCAAGGGCTGAAGGGGCGGAGCTCAGAGGCTGTGACCCAGAAGGGAatccctgcagagggggaggagtcCCAAGGGCTGAAGGGGCGGAGCTCAGAGGCTGTGACCCAGAAGGGAatccctgcagagggggaggagtcCCAAGGGCTGAAGGGGCGGAGCTCAGAGGCTGTGACCCAGAAGGGAatccctgcagagggggaggagtcCCAAGGGCTGAAGGGGCGGAGCTCAGAGGCTGTGACCCAGAAGGGAatccctgcagagggggaggagtcCCAAGGGCTGAAGGGGCGGAGCTCAGAGGCTGTGACCCAGAAGGGAatccctgcagagggggaggagtcCCAAGGGCTGAAGGGGCGGAGCTCAGAGGCTGTGACCCAGAAGGGAatccctgcagagggggaggagtcCCAAGGGCTGAAGGGGCGGAGCTCAGAGGCTGTGACCCAGAAGGGAatccctgcagagggggaggagtcCCAAGGGCTGAAGGGGCGGAGCTCAGAGGCTGTGACCCAGAAGGGAatccctgcagagggggaggagtcCCAAGGGCTGAAGGGGCGGAGCTCAGAGGCTGTGACCCAGAAGGGAatccctgcagagggggaggagtcCCAAGGGCTGAAGGGGCGGAGCTCAGAGGCTGTGACCCAGAAGGGAatccctgcagagggggaggagtcCCAAGGGCTGAAGGGGCGGAGCTCAGAGGCTGTGACCCAGAAGGGAatccctgcagagggggaggagtcCCAAGGGCTGAAGGGGCGGAGCTCAGAGGCTGTGACCCAGAAGGGAatccctgcagagggggaggagtcCCAAGGGCTGAAGGGGCGGAGCTCAGAGGCTGTGACCCAGAAGGGAatccctgcagagggggaggagtcCCAAGGGCTGAAGGGGCGGAGCTCAGAGGCTGTGACCCAGAAGGGAatccctgcagagggggaggagtcCCAAGGGCTGAAGGGGCGGAGCTCAGAGGCTGTGACCCAGAAGGGAatccctgcagagggggaggagtcCCAAGGGCTGAAGGGGCGGAGCTCAGAGGCTGTGACCCAGAAGGGAatccctgcagagggggaggagtcCCAAGGGCTGAAGGGGtggagcccaggctccctggTGGCTCCCATGGGGAAGCGCCATGGCTGCCCAGACTGTGGGAAGGGCTTTGCCCAGCGTTCACACCTGCTGGTTCACCGGAGGGTGCACACCGGGGAGCGTCCCTTTCCCTGCCCAGAGTGTGGCAAGCGCTTCAGGCAGAGCTCGGTGTTGGCCCGACACCGGCGCACCCACACGGGCGACCGCCCCTTTGCCTGCGGGGACTGTGGCCGGCGCTTTTCGGAGAGCGCGGTGCTGCTCCGGCAccgggctgtgcactccggcgagCGCCCCTACTGCTGCATGGACTGCGGCCGGGGCTTCAGCCTCCGTGCTAACCTCCTCCAGCACCGGCGGCTCCATGCCCGGCATCCTCACGTCTGCACTGACTGCGGCAAGGCGTTCAGCGAGGCCGCAGCCCTGGCTACCCACCAGGGCACCCGGCATGGGGCCAGCAAACCCTTCGCCTGCACCGGCTGCGGCAAGCACTTTGGTCGCAGCTCCACACTGGCTCGGCACCGGCGCATCCACGCTGAGCGGCCCCACGAATGCGCCCGCTGTGGCCGCAGATTTGGGGAGAGTGCCGAGCTGGCGCAGCACCTGCGGGTGCACAGCGAGACCCCCTATGAGTGCGCCCGATGCGGAGAGCGCTTTGCCCAGAGCCATGCGCTGATCACACATCAGGCCATCCACGCCGAGCCAAGCCACGGACAGCCCCACACTGCCCATGCCCACCCGTCCCCCCTCGCCAAGCATGGGGACAACGTCCTGCCCAAGTCCCCAGCTGTGTCCCACCAGAGACTCCACACGGGATAG